In Ostrinia nubilalis chromosome 10, ilOstNubi1.1, whole genome shotgun sequence, a single genomic region encodes these proteins:
- the LOC135075669 gene encoding myosin heavy chain, muscle isoform X24 yields the protein MPKPVVQDGEDPDPTPYLFVSLEQKRIDQSKPYDGKKACWVPDEKEGFLQGEIKATKGDLVTVNLPGGEEKTLKKELLSQVNPPKFEKVEDMADLTYLNEAAVLHNLRQRYYAKLIYTYSGLFCVAINPYKRFPVYTFRCAKLYRGKRRSEVPPHIFAISDGAYVNMLTNHENQSMLITGESGAGKTENTKKVIAYFATVGASQKKDPNAEKKGSLEDQVVQTNPVLEAFGNAKTVRNDNSSRFGKFIRIHFGPSGKLAGADIETYLLEKARVISQQALERSYHIFYQMMSGSVPGLKEMCLLSNDIYDYYIVSQGKTTIPNVDDGEECTLTDQAFDILGFTQEEKDNVYKITAAVMHMGCMKFKQRGREEQAEADGTEDGERVAKLLGVDCQDLYKNLLKPRIKVGNEFVTQGRNKDQVTNSVGALCKGIFDRLFKWLVKKCNETLDTKQKRQHFIGVLDIAGFEIFDYNGFEQLCINFTNEKLQQFFNHHMFVLEQEEYKKEGINWTFIDFGMDLLACIDLIEKPMGILSILEEESMFPKATDLTFVEKLNNNHLGKSAPYLKPKPPKPGCQAAHFAIGHYAGNVGYNITGWLEKNKDPLNDTVVDQFKKGQNALIKEIFADHPGQSGDAGGAAGGKGGRGKKGGGFATVSSAYKEQLNNLMTTLRSTQPHFVRCIIPNELKQPGLIDSHLVMHQLTCNGVLEGIRICRKGFPNRMVYPDFKLRYKILAPQAVDKESDPKKIAQVILDATGLDVESYRLGHTKVFFRAGVLGQMEELRDDRLSKIVSWLQAYIRGYLSRKEYKKLQEQRLALQVVQRNLRKYLQLRTWPWWKLWQKVKPLLNVTRVEDEIAKLEEKAAKAQEAFEKEEKLRKELEVLNAKLLEEKTALLSNLEGEKGSLSETQERAAKLQAQKTDLENQLRDTQDRLTQEEDARNQLFQAKKKLEQEVSGLKKDVEDLELSVQKSEQDKATKDHQIRNLNDEIAHQDELINKLNKEKKMQGESNQKTGEELQAAEDKVNHLNKVKQKLEQTLDELEDSLEREKKLRADVEKQRRKVEGDLKLTQEAVADLERNKKELEQTIQRKDKEISSLTAKLEDEQSLVSKLQKQIKELQARIEELEEEVESERQARAKAEKQRADLARELEELGERLEEAGGATSAQIELNKKREAELSKLRRDLEEANIQHESTLANLRKKHNDAVAEMGEQLDQLNKLKAKAEKERSQYFSEVNDLRAGLDHLSNEKAAQEKIVKQLQHSLNEVQNKADEANRTLNDLDAAKKKLSIENSDLLRQLEEAESQVSQLSKIKVSLTTQLEDTKRLADEEARERATLLGKFRNLEHDLDNIREQVEEEAEGKADLQRQLSKANAEAQLWRSKYESEGVARSEELEEAKRKLQARLAEAEETIESLNQKVVALEKTKQRLATEVEDLQLEVDRATAIANAAEKKQKAFDKIIGEWKLKVDDLAAELDASQKECRNYSTELFRLKGAYEEGQEQLEAVRRENKNLADEVKDLLDQIGEGGRNIHEIEKARKRLEAEKDELQAALEEAESALEQEENKVLRAQLELSQVRQEIDRRIQEKEEEFENTRKNHQRALDSMQASLEAEAKGKAEALRMKKKLEADINELEIALDHANKANAEAQKNIKRYQAQIKDLQTALEEEQRARDDAREQLGISERRANALQNELEESRTLLEQADRARRQAEQELGDAHEQLNELSAQNGSLSAAKRKLESELQTLHSDLDELLNEAKNSEEKAKKAMVDAARLADELRAEQEHAQTQEKLRKALEQQIKELQVRLDEAEANALKGGKKAIQKLEQRVRELENELDGEQRRHADAQKNLRKAERRIKELTFQAEEDRKNHERMQDLVDKLQQKIKTYKRQIEEAEEIAALNLAKFRKAQQELEEAEERADLAEQAISKFRGKGRAGSAARGVSPAPHRSRPALADGFGTFPPRFDLAPEDF from the exons ATGCCGAAGCCAGTGGTCCAAGATGGAGAGGACCCCGATCCGACCCCATACCTGTTTGTATCTCTAGAACAGAAGCGTATCGACCAGAGCAAGCCTTACGATGGCAAGAAAGCATGCTGGGTGCCGGACGAAAAGGAGGGCTTCCTGCAGGGAGAAATTAAAGCCACCAAGGGCGACCTGGTGACTGTCAACCTACCTGGAGGCGAG GAGAAGACATTAAAAAAGGAACTCCTCTCACAAGTAAACCCGCCGAAATTCGAGAAAGTCGAGGACATGGCTGACTTGACATATCTTAACGAAGCCGCTGTACTGCACAACCTCCGACAACGATATTATGCGAAACTGATCTAC ACGTACTCGGGTCTCTTCTGTGTGGCTATCAACCCTTACAAGAGATTCCCCGTGTACACGTTCCGATGTGCCAAGCTGTACCGAGGCAAGCGTCGTTCGGAAGTACCCCCCCACATTTTCGCCATTTCCGACGGCGCTTACGTCAACATGTTGACCAACCACGAGAATCAATCTATGTTGATTAC CGGTGAGTCTGGTGCCGGAAAGACTGAGAACACGAAGAAGGTAATTGCGTACTTCGCCACCGTGGGTGCTTCCCAGAAGAAGGACCCCAACGCGGAGAAGAAGGGATCCCTGGAAGACCAGGTCGTACAAACTAACCCTGTGCTTGAAGCCTTCGGTAACGCCAAGACTGTGCGTAACGACAACTCCTCCCGTTTC GGTAAATTCATCCGTATCCACTTCGGCCCCTCTGGTAAACTGGCTGGTGCTGACATTGAGACCT ATCTGCTTGAGAAGGCCCGTGTCATCTCCCAACAGGCCCTTGAGCGTTCCTACCACATCTTCTACCAGATGATGTCTGGCTCCGTCCCCGGACTTAAGG AGATGTGTTTGCTGTCAAACGACATCTATGACTATTACATCGTATCGCAAGGAAAAACTACCATCCCCAACGTAGACGATGGCGAGGAATGTACCTTGACCGAC CAAGCCTTCGACATTCTGGGTTTCACCCAGGAAGAGAAGGACAACGTATACAAGATCACCGCCGCTGTCATGCACATGGGTTGCATGAAGTTCAAGCAGAGGGGTCGCGAGGAACAGGCTGAGGCTGACGGTACCGAG GACGGTGAGAGGGTCGCCAAGCTCCTCGGTGTCGACTGCCAGGACTTGTACAAGAACTTGTTGAAGCCCCGCATCAAGGTCGGAAACGAGTTCGTGACCCAGGGTCGTAACAAGGACCAGGTCACCAACTCCGTCGGTGCCCTTTGCAAGGGTATATTCGACAGGCTGTTCAAGTGGCTGGTGAAGAAGTGTAACGAGACCCTAGACACCAAGCAGAAGAGGCAGCACTTCATCGGTGTACTGGATATTGCCGGTTTCGAAATCTTCGAC TACAACGGATTCGAGCAACTCTGCATTAACTTCACCAATGAGAAGCTGCAGCAGTTCTTTAACCACCACATGTTCGTACTCGAGCAAGAAGAGTACAAAAAGGAGGGCATCAACTGGACCTTCATCGATTTCGGAATGGACTTGCTCGCTTGTATCGATCTTATCGAGAAG CCTATGGGTATCCTCTCCATCCTTGAGGAAGAGTCTATGTTCCCGAAAGCCACCGATCTAACCTTCGTTGAGAAGTTGAACAACAACCACTTGGGCAAGTCTGCTCCTTACCTGAAGCCCAAGCCCCCCAAGCCCGGTTGCCAGGCCGCTCACTTCGCCATTGGTCACTACGCCGGTAAC GTCGGCTACAACATCACTGGATGGCTTGAGAAGAACAAGGACCCCCTTAACGACACCGTCGTCGACCAGTTCAAGAAGGGTCAGAACGCGCTGATCAAGGAGATCTTTGCTGACCACCCTGGTCAGTCTGGTGACGCTGGTGGCGCCGCTGGTGGCAAGG GCGGTCGCGGTAAGAAGGGCGGTGGTTTCGCTACTGTCTCCTCCGCTTACAAG GAACAACTTAACAACTTGATGACAACTCTGAGGTCTACTCAGCCTCACTTCGTGCGTTGTATCATTCCCAACGAGTTGAAACAGCCTG GTCTCATCGACTCTCACCTTGTGATGCACCAGCTGACCTGTAACGGTGTGCTTGAGGGTATCCGTATTTGCCGTAAAGGTTTCCCCAACAGGATGGTCTACCCTGACTTCAAGCTCCG CTACAAGATCCTCGCCCCTCAAGCCGTCGACAAGGAAAGTGACCCTAAGAAAATCGCCCAAGTTATCCTGGACGCTACGGGTTTGGATGTCGAGTCCTACCGTCTCGGTCACACCAAG GTGTTCTTCCGCGCTGGTGTCCTGGGTCAGATGGAGGAGCTGCGTGACGACAGGCTGTCCAAGATCGTATCTTGGCTCCAGGCCTACATCCGTGGTTATCTGTCCCGTAAGGAGTACAAGAAGCTGCAGGAACAGAG ATTGGCTCTCCAAGTTGTCCAGCGCAACTTGCGCAAGTACCTGCAACTCCGCACCTGGCCCTGGTGGAAGTTGTGGCAGAAGGTCAAGCCTCTCCTCAACGTCACCCGTGTCGAGGATGAGATCGCG AAACTGGAGGAGAAGGCAGCGAAGGCCCAGGAGGCTTTCGAGAAGGAGGAGAAACTCCGCAAGGAGCTTGAGGTGCTCAACGCCAAGCTGCTTGAGGAGAAGACCGCTCTGCTGTCCAACCTCGAGGGCGAGAAGGGATCGCTGTCCGAGACCCAGGAGCGTGCCGCCAAGCTCCAGGCGCAGAAGACCGACCTCGAGAACCAACTTAGG GACACCCAGGACCGCCTGACCCAGGAGGAGGATGCCCGCAACCAGCTCTTCCAAGCCAAGAAGAAGTTGGAGCAGGAAGTCTCTGGCCTGAAGAAGGATGTCGAGGACCTCGAACTGTCCGTCCAGAAGTCCGAGCAGGACAAGGCCACCAAGGACCACCAGATCCGCAACTTGAACGACGAGATCGCCCACCAGGACGAGCTCATCAACAAGTTGAACAAGGAGAAGAAGATGCAGGGCGAGTCCAACCAGAAGACCGGCGAGGAGCTCCAGGCCGCCGAAGACAAGGTCAACCACCTCAACAAGGTCAAGCAGAAGCTCGAGCAAACCCTCGACGAGCTCGAGGACTCTCTTGAGCGCGAGAAGAAGCTGCGCGCCGACGTTGAGAAGCAGAGGAGGAAGGTCGAGGGAGACCTCAAGCTCACCCAGGAGGCCGTCGCCGACCTCGAGCGCAACAAGAAGGAACTGGAGCAGACCATCCAGCGCAAGGACAAGGAGATCTCGTCGCTCACCGCCAAGCTGGAGGACGAGCAGTCCCTTGTCAGCAAGCTGCAGAAACAGATCAAGGAACTGCAGGCCCGCATCGAAGAGTTGGAGGAGGAGGTCGAGTCCGAGCGCCAGGCCCGCGCTAAGGCTGAGAAGCAGCGCGCCGACCTCGCCCGCGAGCTCGAGGAGCTGGGTGAGCGCCTTGAGGAAGCCGGCGGTGCCACCTCCGCTCAGATCGAGCTGAACAAGAAGCGCGAGGCTGAGCTGAGCAAGCTGCGCCGCGACCTCGAGGAGGCCAACATCCAGCACGAGTCCACCCTCGCCAACCTCCGCAAGAAGCACAACGATGCCGTCGCCGAGATGGGCGAGCAGCTCGACCAGCTCAACAAGCTCAAGGCCAA GGCTGAGAAAGAGCGTTCTCAATACTTTAGCGAAGTCAATGACCTTCGTGCCGGACTCGACCACTTGTCCAACGAAAAG GCTGCCCAAGAGAAGATCGTCAAGCAGCTCCAGCACTCTCTCAACGAGGTCCAGAACAAGGCTGATGAAGCCAACCGCACCCTCAACGACCTGGACGCCGCCAAGAAGAAGCTGTCCATTGAGAACTCCGACCTCCTCCGCCAACTGGAGGAGGCTGAGTCCCAGGTTTCGCAGCTGTCCAAGATCAAGGTCTCGCTCACCACCCAATTGGAAGACACCAAGAGGTTGGCCGACGAAGAGGCTAGG GAACGCGCTACACTTCTTGGCAAGTTCCGCAACCTCGAACACGACTTGGACAACATCCGCGAACAGGTCGAAGAGGAGGCTGAAGGCAAGGCTGACCTGCAGCGCCAGCTGTCCAAGGCCAACGCCGAGGCCCAGCTGTGGCGCTCCAAGTACGAGTCCGAGGGCGTCGCCCGCTCCGAGGAACTCGAGGAGGCCAAGCGCAAGCTCCAGGCCCGTCTCGCCGAAGCCGAGGAGACCATCGAATCCCTCAACCAGAAGGTCGTTGCCCTCGAGAAGACCAAGCAGCGCCTCGCCACCGAGGTCGAGGACCTGCAGCTCGAGGTCGACCGTGCCACCGCCATCGCCAACGCCGCCGAGAAGAAACAGAAGGCCTTCGACAAGATCATCGGAGAATGGAAGCTCAAGGTCGACGACCTCGCCGCCGAGCTCGACGCCAGCCAGAAGGAATGCCGCAACTACTCCACCGAATTGTTCCGCCTCAAGGGTGCCTACGAGGAAGGCCAGGAGCAGCTCGAGGCCGTCCGCCGCGAGAACAAGAACCTCGCCGACGAAGTCAAGGACTTGCTCGACCAGATCGGCGAAGGTGGCCGCAACATCCACGAGATCGAGAAGGCCAGGAAGCGTCTCGAGGCCGAAAAGGACGAGCTCCAGGCCGCCCTCGAGGAGGCTGAGTCTGCCCTCGAACAGGAGGAGAACAAGGTCCTGCGCGCTCAGCTCGAGCTGTCCCAGGTCAGACAGGAGATCGACAGGCGTATCCAGGAGAAGGAGGAGGAATTCGAGAACACCCGCAAGAACCACCAGCGCGCTCTCGACTCCATGCAGGCTTCCCTCGAAGCCGAGGCTAAGGGCAAGGCTGAGGCCCTGCGCATGAAGAAGAAGCTTGAGGCCGACATCAACGAGCTCGAGATTGCCCTCGACCACGCCAACAAGGCTAACGCTGAGGCCCAGAAGAACATCAAGCGCTACCAGGCCCAGATCAAGGACCTCCAGACCGCCCTCGAGGAGGAACAGCGCGCCCGCGACGACGCCCGCGAACAGCTCGGCATCTCGGAACGCCGCGCCAACGCTCTCCAGAACGAGCTGGAAGAGTCCCGCACACTCCTGGAACAGGCCGACCGTGCCCGCCGCCAGGCCGAACAGGAACTTGGCGACGCTCACGAACAGCTCAACGAACTGTCCGCCCAGAACGGTTCCCTGTCCGCTGCCAAGAGGAAACTCGAGTCCGAGCTGCAGACCCTGCACTCCGACCTCGACGAGCTCCTCAACGAGGCTAAGAACTCCGAGGAGAAGGCCAAGAAGGCGATGGTTGACGCCGCCCGCCTCGCCGACGAGCTCCGCGCTGAGCAGGAGCACGCCCAGACACAGGAGAAACTCCGCAAGGCCCTGGAGCAACAGATCAAGGAACTGCAGGTCAGGCTGGACGAGGCCGAGGCCAACGCGCTCAAGGGAGGCAAGAAGGCCATCCAGAAGCTCGAACAGAGGGTACGAGAGCTCGAGAACGAGCTTGACGGTGAACAGAGGAGACACGCCGACGCACAGAAGAACCTGCGCAAGGCCGAGAGGCGCATCAAGGAGCTCACGTTCCAGGCCGAGGAGGACCGCAAGAACCACGAACGCATGCAGGACCTCGTCGACAAACTGCAACAGAAGATCAAGACCTACAAGAGGCAGATCGAAGAAGCAGAAGAAATCGCCGCCCTCAACTTGGCTAAGTTCCGCAAGGCACAGCAGGAGTTGGAGGAGGCCGAGGAGAGGGCAGACCTCGCCGAACAGGCTATCAGCAAATTCCGTGGCAAGGGACGTGCAGGATCTGCCGCGAGAGGAGTCAGTCCGGCG CCCCATCGCTCGCGCCCTGCCCTGGCTGATGGCTTCGGCACCTTCCCACCTAGGTTCGACCTGGCGCCCGAGGATTTCTAA